The following proteins are encoded in a genomic region of Candidatus Bathyarchaeia archaeon:
- a CDS encoding Xaa-Pro peptidase family protein translates to MVKFLNYGRKVKRLQSLMDERGFDIAILNSNKSLDYFVGAEISTAALNTCLIIPKDGEPIMIYYAADADRIRNDWHTGGNVALIKEWSLELGGRHREVKYEDRVGEALKEAGANSRSVIGIEYNFMTLAELEVLKRVLPSQNIKDIAPTLDDLMVIKDEEEIQYLRRAADIATIGIEAAFEAIRPSIREVELAAEAERAMGYAGMDHIWICTQVGSGIRNSFFEAPASEKPIQRGEMVRVDVHPMYKRYLSDMARNAFLGRLDGEYRRICEVVVEAANVAVDAMVPGAVVADVYEAYHEVIERAGIEDHPGPPLGHGLGTINFRAPWIHAKNRSVLRENMVIAIAPCLFKPRFGGLVVESPVLVKKPKAEVLTNLPFEPVEIPP, encoded by the coding sequence ATGGTAAAATTCTTGAATTACGGAAGGAAGGTGAAAAGGCTTCAATCGCTGATGGATGAAAGGGGGTTCGACATCGCTATCCTCAATAGCAATAAATCACTTGACTATTTCGTTGGCGCGGAGATCTCCACGGCCGCGCTTAATACATGCCTCATAATCCCCAAGGACGGGGAACCCATAATGATCTATTATGCGGCCGATGCCGACCGCATCAGGAACGATTGGCATACGGGGGGCAACGTGGCCCTCATAAAGGAGTGGAGCCTCGAGCTGGGGGGAAGGCACCGGGAGGTCAAATATGAGGATCGGGTCGGGGAGGCCCTGAAGGAGGCGGGCGCGAACAGCCGCTCCGTTATAGGGATCGAGTATAACTTCATGACTCTGGCGGAGCTCGAGGTCCTGAAGAGGGTCCTGCCATCTCAAAACATCAAGGACATAGCGCCCACCTTGGACGACTTAATGGTCATAAAGGATGAGGAGGAGATCCAATACCTGAGGCGGGCGGCCGATATAGCCACGATAGGCATAGAGGCCGCCTTCGAGGCCATTCGCCCAAGCATAAGGGAGGTTGAGCTGGCCGCAGAGGCGGAGAGGGCCATGGGCTATGCGGGCATGGACCATATATGGATATGCACCCAAGTCGGGTCCGGGATCAGGAACAGCTTCTTCGAGGCCCCCGCCTCGGAGAAGCCGATCCAAAGGGGCGAGATGGTCAGGGTTGACGTCCATCCCATGTACAAGCGCTACCTATCCGATATGGCTAGGAACGCGTTCCTCGGCAGGCTCGATGGCGAATATAGGAGGATCTGCGAGGTAGTCGTGGAGGCGGCGAACGTGGCCGTCGATGCGATGGTCCCGGGGGCCGTCGTTGCCGACGTCTACGAGGCCTATCACGAGGTCATCGAGAGGGCCGGCATCGAGGATCACCCCGGCCCCCCGCTGGGCCATGGGTTGGGGACGATAAACTTCAGGGCGCCTTGGATACACGCGAAGAACCGATCGGTCCTGAGGGAGAACATGGTCATAGCCATAGCTCCTTGCCTCTTCAAGCCAAGGTTCGGGGGGCTCGTCGTGGAATCGCCCGTCCTCGTCAAGAAGCCCAAGGCTGAGGTTCTCACGAACCTGCCCTTCGAGCCGGTCGAGATCCCGCCCTAA
- a CDS encoding alcohol dehydrogenase catalytic domain-containing protein, giving the protein MKAIVLYGPNDFRLEERETPKPGRGEVLCRVKACAICGSDPKVIAGKWKWTRYPMIPGHEWTGVVEEVGEGVDEFSPGDRVSVEPHKGCGTCFQCATGNYTLCENYGRPEKGHMHIGFTSDGGYAEYCKVPVQCLHPMPQGISFEEGTIITTAGTSLYALERVGLYAGDSVAVYGPGPIGIMAAQIAKALGAGKVIVVGTRGSRLEMAKALGADHVINSKFEDPVKGVLELTGGRGADVGVEASGAPLAAKQLLESVRKNGRIALIGFFSEDVALNLNRAVVDGIRIVGSRAEGMRACGRATDLLARGLIKGRPLITHQFPLSEFPRALETAVKRLGDAMKVVVKP; this is encoded by the coding sequence ATGAAGGCCATAGTGTTGTACGGGCCCAACGATTTCAGGCTCGAGGAGCGCGAGACCCCCAAACCCGGCCGGGGCGAGGTCCTATGCCGCGTGAAGGCCTGCGCCATTTGTGGGAGCGACCCCAAGGTGATAGCCGGGAAATGGAAATGGACCAGATATCCGATGATACCCGGGCATGAATGGACCGGAGTGGTCGAGGAGGTCGGCGAGGGCGTTGACGAGTTCTCCCCGGGGGATAGGGTATCGGTCGAACCCCATAAGGGCTGTGGGACGTGTTTCCAATGCGCGACCGGGAATTATACCCTTTGCGAAAACTATGGGAGGCCCGAGAAGGGCCATATGCATATAGGGTTCACGAGCGATGGCGGTTACGCGGAGTATTGCAAGGTGCCCGTCCAATGCCTCCACCCGATGCCCCAAGGGATATCCTTCGAGGAGGGCACGATCATAACGACCGCGGGGACCTCCCTATACGCCCTAGAGAGGGTTGGCCTTTACGCCGGAGATTCCGTCGCCGTATACGGGCCCGGGCCGATAGGCATAATGGCGGCCCAGATTGCGAAGGCGCTGGGCGCGGGAAAGGTGATCGTCGTTGGGACTAGGGGATCGAGGCTGGAGATGGCGAAGGCCCTAGGGGCGGATCATGTCATCAACTCAAAATTTGAGGATCCGGTGAAGGGGGTCTTGGAGTTGACAGGCGGGAGGGGGGCCGACGTGGGCGTCGAGGCATCCGGGGCACCCTTGGCCGCCAAGCAACTCTTGGAGTCGGTCAGGAAGAATGGCCGGATCGCTCTGATAGGCTTCTTCTCGGAGGACGTCGCCCTGAACCTGAATAGGGCCGTCGTGGACGGCATAAGGATCGTGGGCTCGAGGGCGGAGGGGATGAGGGCCTGTGGGAGGGCCACGGATCTTCTGGCCAGAGGCTTGATAAAGGGGAGGCCCCTCATAACGCATCAGTTCCCGCTCTCCGAGTTCCCGAGGGCCTTGGAAACGGCCGTCAAGAGGCTCGGGGACGCCATGAAGGTCGTGGTCAAGCCCTAG